In one window of Prionailurus bengalensis isolate Pbe53 chromosome B3, Fcat_Pben_1.1_paternal_pri, whole genome shotgun sequence DNA:
- the CTXN2 gene encoding cortexin-2 translates to MSSTYCGNSSAKMSVNEVSAFSLTLEQKTGFAFVGILCIFLGLLIIRCFKILLDPYSSMPSSTWEDEVEEFDKGTFEYALA, encoded by the coding sequence ATGAGTAGTACCTACTGTGGCAACTCCTCAGCTAAGATGAGCGTCAATGAAGTATCAGCTTTTTCGTTGACTCTGGAACAAAAAACTGGCTTTGCTTTTGTTGGGATTTTGTGTATCTTCTTAGGACTTCTTATTATTAGATGCTTCAAAATCCTGTTAGACCCGTACAGTAGCATGCCTTCCTCTACATGGGAAGATGAAGTTGAAGAATTTGATAAAGGGACATTTGAATATGCACTTGCGTGA